The following nucleotide sequence is from Synchiropus splendidus isolate RoL2022-P1 chromosome 1, RoL_Sspl_1.0, whole genome shotgun sequence.
AAAAAGAGTAGAAATATTCTTAAAACAATCTTAATAATCTTATACAATTTGGTCTTACATAGTATATTGTGCTCAAAACAAGATCAATGAGAATTTTAGCCTAGATATAAGATTGTTTTGGCTAGATTTTTGCAGTGTACAAATCTTTGACAGCCTCCCTTCTTGTAAGGatattttggctggtcctcataTGTCAAATGAACCAGGTCATTcgaattgggtttcagtttggttaagaTAGTTCATTGTGCTGACCTGGCGCAAGTAATCCATGCAGACTCCTCATCTTCCTTCTAACCCACAGCTGACGGCCACCGGCAGACAGGGATCATGGTACTCCAAGGAACACGGAGAAAATCATTTCCTGATGAATATCTGCTCCGTGTGGAGGGGAAACCTGTTGCCTCTCTCCTCAACACAGGGAGAATAGAAACATGACACACTGATGCCCCAAGATGGAAGCTAATCTTTTAGTGAGGAGGGTGAAACAAATAATGCTTTAAACACTTTATTGGTGATAAAAATTTACCTTGAACATGACGAGCACAGTGGAGCAAGTAGTCGCATTTGTGTTTAAGATTCAGTAATAATCAACTCATTATTGGACATTCATTCAAGGTTCACATCCCAACaaacaaattctaaaataataatgtatactTCCCATGTTGCAATCTACACTTCATTTGATAATGTTTTTGATTGAGATCCAAACGAAATGAGTTTCCAATTCCTCCCAATTTTGTTCTATTGCTCACGCTTAAAATGGCTTATGATCTTCTGTCTGACTTTTTACTGTCTGACCttgaaattgaatttaattgtTCTCTGTATAATATTATTGTAGTGTTTCTTGTATTAtgttctttcattttctgaattttaAACGTAgcatattaatatattaaaacagttgacattttcagatctgttttctttcagaTTTGTTCAGATCAGAAAATCAGCATCTAGATGATCGAGTGGGTGGGCAAATGACATGGGATTGACTAAtatcatgtcattttcacaACAAGACGCACTTCTAAtacacaacagacacacacctttTGCGTTTGTCACTTAGGTTTGTAATGACCATCATTTTACTGCTGGGCTACTGGTTCATTTTGAGTTTACATCACATCCTACCAAAGCACCCGCATGTTTTGGAGAGCTTTTGACTCGGAGTATAAAGTTGAACTCGACACCTCTCCGGTTCAATGTCCACCAAGGCTTTATCTTTTGAGATTTGTTTCCAGGACTTTGGACATTTGGCTGGTTTGGCTTTGTATTCTACAGCCAGTTGTTTGTTGTATTTAACAAGAACGTACTTCCAATAGTCAGATGTTTGAATGGTGACATCTGGTGGAAAGTGCCAGGTGGATGTTTGTTTAGTCTCCTTTGATCTAACTGTCCTATCATCCATCATATCTGGGGAACAGAGATTTGTCACtagcctttttgtttttttatcacagTATCCTCCAAAAGCTTGTGGTcgatggatggaagcatggtgCTTCTCGTGTCCTTTGCCTCCTGCCTCACAGGGAACTTTACAAAACAGACATTGGTGGCCACAACCAAAGACCCTCTTGACCAGCTCATCTTCTGGTTTGACAGGAAGTTGGTTCAGAGTTTCTGTGACGTCTTCAGGTTTTAAGAAATCAGTGTGGAAGGATTCTGTCATCTTACTAAGAGACTCTAAAACCATCTTTCCAAACTGATGACTTGTGCTTTTGATCTGGAACAAGCTTCGTCTGACAGCCTCCTCAGATATTGAGACGTCTTTGATCAAACTCCTGCGGATCCCATCAACAAGCTCtgtgatgttttcattgtcatctGGTGAGTTTCTCACTGCCTCTTCTATCACTCTTCTGATCTTCTCAACAATTATGTGAAGCATATTACTCTTCAGTTTAAGAAGAGTCTGATTCTCTTGCAGCTTCTGTGAAACATGCTGACGTATCCAATCCTTGACAAACCTTTCATATTCACCACAGTACTTGACCAAAGCCTTGAAGTCATCCTGCAGGAGCAACTCTTTCAGGATGCTGTACTGGAAGAAGGAGCGAGAGCTGAACACTGCGGAGTGTGAACTTGTCAGAACATCATCCACAATGTTGATTCCCAGTGACCTGTTGATGTAATCCTCCACAGCTGGTTTGATACAAAGGGTGACAAAGTACTCTGCTTTGTGCTGGCAGTCGTCCCTCTCTCTGTTTGACAGAGGTTtcacctgctcctgctccatcattgtcattgtcctctttttcctatttttttgtCTACATTCTAGTTTTGTGGAGACTgtgtttttaatctcatttgAAAGACTTGTGATGCTGTTCGAGAAGTCAGACTTGTATTTTTCAATCAGTTTCACACGTCGGTCTTTTCTTTTGTAGTAGCCATTTAGCTTCTCTCTCATCTTGGTCTCTTGTGATTTAATGCTGTCGATGAGCTCTGTTTTCTTTGACCTCACTAAAGCAGACAAGTCTGAGTCATGATCAGCATTTTGGATTTCTAACTCTGCCTCTCCACTCTGGGAGAGAATCTCTTTCCTGAACTCCCATTCCCACTGGCTGAACTCTTTAGACAGGTCGTCATAGGCCTGAGCCACCAGGGTGTttgtgaagctgaagatgaagtcttCATATTTCACTGCTCTCCACAGACTTGTGATCCATTCAATGAACTCTGGGATTGTTGAGAGTTCTCTGTCCTGGTTGTGTTTAACACTCTCCAGAAGCTTGTTCTTGAAATCTGCCACAGCTTCACTGTAACCTGTGTTGACAGCTGCCATTGGTGGGGTTCCATGCCAGAGTCCTGGGATGTACCAGTTGTTGGTGTCCACGTTGTAATCCAGCACATCAGTGAAGGACTGAACAGAAGGCTTCTTCTCCATTTCTGCAGCAAGCTGAGTCATTTCATTCAGGTGGTCCAACAAACGGTTTCTTCCTGCTGTGTTCTTTCCATGAGCTGAAACACCTGCTACATTCTGGTgcacaaaatgacaaatgggCTTTTTTCCAATCTCTTTCATCCTCAAAAAGGCGTGAACAGCGATCTGCAGAATGTCTTTCATCTCAGTAGTGTTCTCCATGGCAAggttgatgatggtgatgtcactGAGGCCGATGTCAAAGGTTGCCAGTTGGTTGTCGCGCTCATAACTGTCATCAAGCTCTGCTAAGTCGGGAGATTTCAGACCCTCTGTGTCGATAAGAAGGATGAAGTCAAAGCCACATTGCATGTCCTCTCCAACCTTCAGAAAGAGCATGTAGGCTCCTCTTGTGCAGCGCccactgctgacaggaaatctaACTCCAAACATGGTGTTCAGAAGTGTGGACTTCCCGGTGCTTTGAACTCCCAACACAGTCAGCACCAACAGTCGGCTTCTCCCTCCAACCTTCTGGTGCAGCTCCATCAGCACATGTGAGATCCATCTCTGAGGGATGTTGGAGGCTTCTCCATCCAGGAGCTCTAATGGATAaccatccagcagcaggtctGCAGCCAGACCTGGAAGCTTCTCAAGGTTTTGGAGAGGCGAGGAAAACTCAAAAATCAGCCCCATTTCTCTCATGTAATGCTCCAGTCCCAATGAACTGTCAACTAACTTCTGATCCAACTCTGCAACACGTGCTGAGTCTTTTCTGTTGCGTTGCTCTTTGAACTGTTGCCGTAGCTCAGTTAGCACGTGTTGTGAATGAGTGTTGAACAAGAACTGCATCCATCTCAGAAAACAGCCTCTTTGTTCTTTATCACTGGATAATAATGTTCCAATGAACATGGTGACTCCACTGGAGAGCTTTTTTCTTGCTTGTGCTTCCTGAagcttctgtttttctgctctGATCTCACATTTACGATGTTCAATTCCAACATCAGCTGTAACTTTGATGCGACATTCCTCTCTTTCTAATCGAGCAAGTGATTTCCACTCTTTTCCTTGCAGAGGAAGTTGTTGATTCTTGAACTCTGGAATACTTCTAACGTCACCAAAGATCTTCTCTGCTGTCTCTTTCTGCAGCAGAGTTTGCTCTTCATCCACAGACAGACCCAAGTTAACAGCAGTGTCACACATGTTCTCAAGACTGATGGTGTGGTTCACCTC
It contains:
- the LOC128752250 gene encoding interferon-induced very large GTPase 1-like, with the translated sequence MAAVKEENDFAVLQNILHKHGLEEYYPNRLTLQAVLEIRKATGALTMDRIIFHILTKLFKLHAEYRDFLLVRDPDQLVDLENFSDDEDADDDVHPLDLIVALFLCADSCLQQEMALRMSMCQFPLPLLLPPTENSQCTLMLWALREIIKEWQPHGLSESRGFKENYIVREGIPLISFVRLKNCSLSKSQILNQVLSRGQQSHSMFIHREMEGGARQRKISAGLVEVGWFLPSGRENLDVFSNPVAFANLRGDISESQTQFTFLMEVSTAVFVFLDRVEEAENQTLRSVENLKSKMFVVVNRSRENMETVKKTLKDLEMPKNKVSMKDSRMNSAEISKKVGSTIKTLLSEVNHTISLENMCDTAVNLGLSVDEEQTLLQKETAEKIFGDVRSIPEFKNQQLPLQGKEWKSLARLEREECRIKVTADVGIEHRKCEIRAEKQKLQEAQARKKLSSGVTMFIGTLLSSDKEQRGCFLRWMQFLFNTHSQHVLTELRQQFKEQRNRKDSARVAELDQKLVDSSLGLEHYMREMGLIFEFSSPLQNLEKLPGLAADLLLDGYPLELLDGEASNIPQRWISHVLMELHQKVGGRSRLLVLTVLGVQSTGKSTLLNTMFGVRFPVSSGRCTRGAYMLFLKVGEDMQCGFDFILLIDTEGLKSPDLAELDDSYERDNQLATFDIGLSDITIINLAMENTTEMKDILQIAVHAFLRMKEIGKKPICHFVHQNVAGVSAHGKNTAGRNRLLDHLNEMTQLAAEMEKKPSVQSFTDVLDYNVDTNNWYIPGLWHGTPPMAAVNTGYSEAVADFKNKLLESVKHNQDRELSTIPEFIEWITSLWRAVKYEDFIFSFTNTLVAQAYDDLSKEFSQWEWEFRKEILSQSGEAELEIQNADHDSDLSALVRSKKTELIDSIKSQETKMREKLNGYYKRKDRRVKLIEKYKSDFSNSITSLSNEIKNTVSTKLECRQKNRKKRTMTMMEQEQVKPLSNRERDDCQHKAEYFVTLCIKPAVEDYINRSLGINIVDDVLTSSHSAVFSSRSFFQYSILKELLLQDDFKALVKYCGEYERFVKDWIRQHVSQKLQENQTLLKLKSNMLHIIVEKIRRVIEEAVRNSPDDNENITELVDGIRRSLIKDVSISEEAVRRSLFQIKSTSHQFGKMVLESLSKMTESFHTDFLKPEDVTETLNQLPVKPEDELVKRVFGCGHQCLFCKVPCEAGGKGHEKHHASIHRPQAFGGYCDKKTKRLVTNLCSPDMMDDRTVRSKETKQTSTWHFPPDVTIQTSDYWKYVLVKYNKQLAVEYKAKPAKCPKSWKQISKDKALVDIEPERCRVQLYTPSQKLSKTCGCFGRM